Proteins from one Loktanella sp. M215 genomic window:
- a CDS encoding helix-turn-helix domain-containing protein: MIGKSFRRQKAAEDVETKGFDAFDMRLGDLMRGERATLGKSLLDVQRELKIKAAYIAAIENADPSAFDTPGFIAGYVRSYARYLKMDPDWAFDVFCRESGFTTAHGMSAAASSTKPARFEVNRTPMGKDIFSASATPFIPQGDAMFSGIQPGAVGSVLVLVALISGLGYGGWSVLQEVQKVRLAPVDQTPVVLSDLDPLAGASQVASADGDASPDFGTPTPEALDRLYRPQALDVPVMVARDAPISTLMPSAPSALGLAGVDHGLAQAVTDAVKMAVDTPAADAPAIQVSEGPVPEVQLVAVRPAWVRVRAADNSVIFEGIMNAGDTFALPPTEEPATLRVGESGAVYFAVNGQHYGPAGPNGQVTSNLALSAANLTTKYALADPDRDGDLKAMVNVAEAVVTE; this comes from the coding sequence ATGATCGGAAAAAGCTTTCGGCGCCAAAAGGCGGCTGAGGACGTGGAAACCAAGGGTTTCGACGCCTTTGACATGCGCCTTGGTGACCTGATGCGCGGCGAACGGGCGACGCTTGGCAAAAGCCTTCTGGATGTACAGCGCGAGCTGAAGATCAAGGCCGCCTATATCGCCGCGATCGAGAATGCCGACCCCTCTGCCTTTGACACGCCCGGCTTTATCGCGGGCTATGTTCGATCCTATGCCCGCTACCTGAAGATGGACCCGGACTGGGCGTTTGACGTGTTTTGCCGCGAAAGCGGCTTTACGACCGCACACGGCATGTCGGCGGCGGCCTCATCGACCAAACCGGCCCGGTTCGAGGTGAACCGCACGCCGATGGGCAAGGACATCTTCTCGGCCTCGGCGACCCCCTTCATCCCGCAGGGCGACGCGATGTTTTCCGGCATCCAGCCCGGTGCCGTGGGATCGGTCCTCGTGCTGGTGGCCCTGATCAGCGGTCTGGGATACGGCGGCTGGTCTGTCCTGCAAGAGGTGCAGAAGGTCCGCCTTGCCCCCGTCGATCAGACGCCGGTCGTGCTGTCAGACCTCGACCCGCTGGCCGGTGCATCACAGGTGGCCTCCGCCGATGGCGATGCCTCTCCGGATTTCGGGACGCCCACGCCAGAGGCGCTGGACCGGCTCTATCGCCCGCAGGCGCTGGACGTGCCGGTAATGGTGGCACGCGATGCGCCAATCTCGACCCTGATGCCGTCCGCCCCCAGCGCGCTGGGCCTGGCCGGTGTCGATCACGGTCTGGCGCAGGCCGTGACAGATGCGGTCAAGATGGCGGTCGACACACCCGCCGCCGACGCCCCTGCCATTCAGGTCAGCGAAGGCCCGGTGCCAGAGGTCCAGCTGGTCGCCGTGCGTCCCGCTTGGGTGCGCGTGCGGGCGGCCGACAATTCGGTGATCTTCGAAGGTATCATGAATGCCGGCGACACCTTTGCCTTGCCGCCGACCGAAGAACCCGCGACCCTGCGTGTCGGTGAAAGCGGTGCGGTCTACTTTGCCGTGAATGGCCAGCATTACGGCCCCGCCGGCCCTAACGGTCAGGTGACATCGAATCTGGCCTTGTCTGCCGCCAACCTGACCACCAAATACGCGCTGGCCGATCCGGACCGCGACGGCGATCTGAAGGCGATGGTGAACGTGGCCGAGGCGGTCGTCACGGAATAA
- a CDS encoding M20/M25/M40 family metallo-hydrolase translates to MTDTILDPVLDKIDTDLDAATDRLLDLLRIPSISTDRAYKADCDRAADWLVADLQSMGFDAKKHATPGHPMVVAHSGGDGPKVLFYGHYDVQPVDPLNLWDRDPFDPQVEDTPKGRVIRGRGASDDKGQLMTFLEACRAWKAVHGTLPANITIFCEGEEESGSPSLIPFLQDNADILTADIALICDTGMYGDSTPAIITQLRGLLGEEVTIHGPSKDLHSGMYGGIAMNPARVLAKVIAGLHDDTGRITVPGFYDGVPELSNELAASWDDLKFDAEAFLGEVGLKLPAGEQGRRPLEMIWSRPTCEVNGMTAGYTGDGFKTVLPAEARAKISFRLVGQQDPHAIRESFRKMVTDMIPADCRVEFHSHGASAAGQMSTTHPAFAQARHALSDEWPQAAAYVGCGGSIPIAAYFKQYLDMDAMLIGFGKDDDQIHSPNEKYDLSSFHKGTRSWARILHAMTA, encoded by the coding sequence ATGACCGACACCATCCTCGACCCCGTGCTGGACAAGATCGACACCGACCTCGACGCGGCAACCGACCGCCTGCTGGACCTGTTGCGCATCCCGTCGATCTCGACCGACCGCGCCTACAAGGCCGACTGCGACCGCGCCGCCGATTGGCTGGTGGCCGACCTGCAATCGATGGGATTCGATGCGAAAAAGCATGCTACGCCGGGCCACCCGATGGTCGTCGCCCACTCGGGCGGGGACGGCCCCAAGGTGCTGTTTTATGGCCACTACGACGTGCAGCCCGTCGATCCGCTGAACCTGTGGGACCGCGACCCCTTCGATCCGCAGGTGGAAGATACGCCCAAGGGCCGCGTCATCCGCGGCCGCGGCGCCTCCGACGACAAGGGCCAGCTGATGACGTTCCTTGAGGCCTGCCGCGCCTGGAAGGCCGTCCACGGCACCCTGCCGGCCAACATCACGATCTTCTGCGAGGGCGAGGAGGAATCGGGTTCGCCGTCGCTGATCCCCTTCCTGCAGGACAACGCCGACATCCTGACCGCCGACATCGCGCTGATCTGCGACACCGGCATGTATGGCGACAGCACGCCCGCGATCATCACCCAGCTGCGTGGCCTTCTGGGCGAGGAGGTGACGATCCACGGCCCGTCCAAGGACCTGCATTCTGGCATGTACGGCGGTATCGCGATGAATCCGGCCCGCGTCCTGGCCAAGGTGATCGCCGGGCTGCACGACGACACCGGCCGCATCACCGTCCCGGGGTTCTACGACGGGGTGCCTGAACTGTCGAACGAGCTGGCCGCCAGCTGGGACGACCTGAAGTTCGACGCAGAGGCCTTCCTGGGCGAGGTCGGCCTGAAACTGCCCGCCGGCGAACAGGGCCGCCGTCCGCTCGAAATGATCTGGTCCCGCCCCACCTGCGAGGTGAACGGCATGACGGCAGGCTACACCGGCGACGGCTTCAAGACCGTCCTGCCGGCAGAGGCACGCGCCAAGATCAGCTTCCGCCTCGTGGGCCAGCAGGATCCCCACGCCATCCGCGAAAGCTTTCGCAAGATGGTGACAGATATGATTCCCGCTGACTGCCGGGTGGAATTCCACAGCCACGGCGCCTCTGCCGCGGGCCAGATGAGCACGACACACCCCGCCTTCGCTCAGGCGCGGCACGCGCTGTCCGACGAATGGCCGCAAGCGGCGGCCTACGTCGGCTGCGGCGGCTCGATCCCGATCGCTGCCTACTTCAAGCAATACCTCGACATGGACGCGATGCTGATCGGCTTCGGCAAGGACGACGACCAGATCCATTCGCCCAACGAAAAATACGACCTGTCGTCGTTCCACAAGGGCACGCGCAGCTGGGCGAGGATTTTGCACGCCATGACGGCCTGA
- a CDS encoding NAD(P)-dependent oxidoreductase, giving the protein MQILILGATGMIGSRITAEAASRGHHVTAASRSGTAPASDNVAPLALDLHDIPALQKAVAGQDVVIATASARKTDDPYAETNAYAQALVDGLGDTRLIMVGGAGSLNLPDGTPVADTLPDAYADEAKAMRRAYDRFLAPSALNLTFVTPPFMIQPGPRTGAYRISDRTVPGGPGEISAEDYAVALIDEVENAAHSGQIIGVFPAA; this is encoded by the coding sequence ATGCAAATCCTCATCCTCGGCGCCACCGGCATGATCGGCAGCCGCATCACGGCAGAGGCCGCATCCCGCGGCCACCACGTCACCGCCGCATCCCGCAGCGGCACAGCGCCCGCGTCGGACAACGTCGCGCCGCTGGCCCTCGACCTGCATGACATCCCGGCGCTGCAGAAGGCCGTCGCGGGACAGGACGTCGTCATCGCCACCGCATCGGCCCGCAAGACCGACGACCCCTATGCAGAAACCAACGCCTATGCGCAGGCGCTGGTCGACGGCCTGGGCGATACCCGCCTGATCATGGTCGGCGGTGCGGGATCGCTGAATCTGCCCGATGGCACACCCGTCGCCGACACGTTGCCCGACGCCTACGCGGACGAGGCGAAGGCCATGCGCCGCGCCTATGACAGGTTCCTCGCGCCGTCAGCGCTGAACCTCACCTTCGTCACACCGCCCTTCATGATCCAGCCGGGGCCGCGCACCGGTGCTTACCGCATCAGCGACCGCACCGTCCCCGGTGGCCCGGGCGAGATCTCTGCCGAAGATTACGCCGTGGCTCTGATCGACGAGGTTGAGAATGCGGCCCACAGCGGCCAGATCATCGGCGTCTTTCCGGCCGCTTGA
- a CDS encoding winged helix-turn-helix transcriptional regulator: MPARTNAPHACPIRDVLDRVGDAWSVLVLTELAQGPCRFNALGRVVAGISPRMLAVTLRHLERDGLVTRTVLDTKPPQVEYTITARGTSLHAALGGLVDWAARHQVAINESRQVFDTKV; this comes from the coding sequence ATGCCTGCACGGACCAATGCGCCCCATGCCTGCCCGATCCGCGATGTGCTGGACCGGGTGGGCGATGCGTGGTCGGTGCTGGTGCTGACGGAACTGGCGCAGGGGCCGTGCCGGTTCAACGCGCTGGGACGGGTCGTTGCGGGGATCAGCCCGCGCATGCTGGCGGTGACGTTGCGGCATCTGGAGCGCGACGGTCTGGTGACGCGCACGGTGCTGGACACCAAGCCGCCGCAGGTCGAATACACGATCACCGCGCGGGGCACGTCGCTGCATGCGGCACTGGGCGGGCTGGTCGACTGGGCGGCCCGGCATCAGGTCGCCATCAACGAAAGCAGGCAAGTTTTTGATACGAAGGTCTGA
- the hemA gene encoding 5-aminolevulinate synthase gives MNYDAALGTAIQRLHDEGRYRTFIDIERTRGQFPHAVWNRPDGSKSPVTVWCGNDYLGMGQHPVVLAAMHEALDATGAGSGGTRNISGTTVYHKRLEAELADLHHKEAALLFTSAYIANDATLSTLPKLFPGLIIYSDALNHASMIEGVRRNGGQKRIFRHNDVAHLRELLAADDPEAPKLIAFESIYSMDGDFGPIAAFCDLAEEFGALTYIDEVHAVGMYGPRGAGVAERDGLMARIDIINGTLAKAYGVMGGYIAASAKMCDAVRSYAPGFIFTTSLPPAVAAGAAASVKHLKTDQALRDSQQTQAKILKLRLKGLGLPIIDHGSHIVPLMVGDPKHTKLMSDMLLTQFGIYVQPINFPTVPRGTERLRFTPSPVHGPKEMDRLVAALDDLWAHCALNRAEMAG, from the coding sequence GTGAATTACGACGCAGCCTTGGGCACAGCCATCCAACGTTTGCATGACGAGGGGCGCTATCGCACCTTCATCGACATCGAACGCACCCGCGGTCAGTTTCCCCATGCGGTCTGGAACCGGCCCGACGGGTCCAAGTCTCCGGTCACCGTCTGGTGCGGCAATGACTACCTCGGGATGGGGCAGCATCCGGTGGTGCTGGCTGCCATGCACGAGGCGCTGGATGCCACCGGTGCAGGCTCCGGCGGCACGCGCAACATTTCCGGCACCACCGTTTATCACAAGCGGCTGGAGGCGGAACTCGCTGACCTGCACCACAAGGAAGCGGCGCTGCTGTTCACCTCCGCCTACATCGCCAACGACGCGACGCTCAGCACGCTGCCGAAGCTGTTTCCGGGGCTGATCATCTATTCCGACGCGCTGAACCATGCAAGCATGATCGAGGGCGTGCGCCGCAACGGCGGGCAAAAGCGCATCTTCCGCCACAACGACGTGGCCCACCTGCGCGAACTGCTGGCCGCCGACGACCCGGAGGCGCCCAAGCTGATCGCCTTTGAGTCGATCTATTCGATGGACGGCGACTTCGGCCCCATCGCCGCATTCTGCGATCTGGCCGAGGAATTCGGCGCGCTGACCTATATCGACGAGGTCCACGCCGTCGGCATGTATGGCCCGCGCGGGGCAGGGGTGGCGGAACGCGACGGCCTGATGGCGCGGATCGACATCATCAACGGCACGCTGGCCAAGGCCTACGGCGTGATGGGCGGTTATATCGCTGCGAGTGCGAAGATGTGCGACGCGGTGCGGTCCTATGCGCCGGGGTTCATCTTTACCACGTCGCTGCCGCCGGCGGTGGCCGCCGGTGCCGCCGCCAGCGTCAAGCATCTGAAGACCGATCAGGCGCTGCGCGACAGCCAGCAGACTCAGGCCAAAATCCTCAAGCTGCGGCTGAAGGGACTGGGCCTGCCGATCATTGACCACGGCAGTCATATCGTGCCGCTGATGGTGGGCGATCCCAAGCATACCAAGCTGATGTCTGACATGTTGCTGACCCAGTTCGGGATCTACGTGCAGCCGATCAACTTTCCTACCGTGCCGCGCGGCACCGAACGGCTGCGGTTCACGCCGTCGCCGGTCCACGGTCCGAAAGAGATGGACCGTCTTGTCGCGGCACTGGACGATTTGTGGGCACATTGTGCGCTAAATCGCGCCGAAATGGCTGGCTAA
- the ispG gene encoding flavodoxin-dependent (E)-4-hydroxy-3-methylbut-2-enyl-diphosphate synthase, protein MSSLHSIRPWRQIDRRPSRKIMVGNVPVGGDAPITVQTMTNTLTTDVKATIAQIQAAADAGADIVRVSVPDEASSKALKLIVPEVSVPLVADIHFHYKRGIEAAQAGAACLRINPGNIGDEKRVREVIKAAKDNNCSIRIGVNAGSLERHLLDKYGEPTPDAMVESGMDHIKILQDNDFHEFKISCKASDVFMAAAAYQKLGELTDAPIHLGITEAGGLISGTVKSAIGMGSLLWMGIGDTIRVSLSADPVQEVKMGFEILKSLGLRHRGVNIISCPSCARQGFDVIKTVEALEQRLEHIKTPMSLSIIGCVVNGPGEALMTDVGFTGGGNGSGMVYLAGKQSHKLDNASMIDHIVEQVERKAAALDAASQDDQAQG, encoded by the coding sequence ATGTCGTCGCTGCATTCCATCCGTCCCTGGCGCCAGATCGACCGCCGCCCCAGCCGCAAGATCATGGTGGGCAACGTCCCCGTGGGGGGTGATGCGCCGATCACGGTGCAGACGATGACCAACACCCTGACCACGGACGTCAAGGCCACGATCGCGCAGATTCAGGCCGCGGCGGATGCGGGGGCCGACATCGTCCGCGTCTCCGTCCCGGACGAGGCCTCGTCGAAGGCGCTCAAGCTGATCGTGCCAGAGGTCAGCGTGCCGCTCGTCGCGGACATCCATTTTCACTACAAGCGCGGGATCGAGGCGGCACAGGCCGGTGCGGCCTGCCTGCGGATCAACCCCGGCAACATCGGTGACGAAAAGCGTGTGCGCGAGGTCATCAAGGCCGCCAAGGACAACAATTGTTCCATCCGCATCGGCGTGAACGCAGGCTCGCTAGAACGGCACCTGCTGGACAAATACGGCGAACCGACACCCGACGCGATGGTCGAAAGCGGCATGGATCACATCAAGATCCTGCAGGACAACGATTTTCACGAGTTCAAGATCAGCTGCAAGGCGTCCGACGTGTTCATGGCCGCCGCCGCCTATCAAAAACTGGGAGAGTTGACCGACGCCCCGATCCACCTTGGCATCACCGAGGCGGGTGGTTTGATTTCCGGCACCGTCAAATCCGCCATCGGCATGGGCAGCCTGCTGTGGATGGGGATCGGTGACACGATCCGGGTGTCCCTGTCCGCCGACCCGGTGCAAGAGGTCAAGATGGGCTTCGAGATCCTCAAGTCGCTGGGACTGCGGCACCGCGGCGTCAACATCATCTCTTGCCCGTCCTGCGCGCGTCAGGGGTTCGACGTCATCAAGACCGTCGAGGCGCTGGAGCAGCGACTGGAACACATCAAGACGCCGATGAGCCTGAGCATCATCGGCTGCGTCGTCAACGGACCCGGAGAGGCGCTGATGACCGACGTCGGTTTCACCGGTGGCGGAAATGGGTCCGGTATGGTCTACTTGGCAGGCAAGCAAAGTCACAAGTTGGACAATGCCTCGATGATCGATCACATCGTCGAACAGGTTGAACGAAAGGCTGCAGCTCTTGA